DNA from Magnolia sinica isolate HGM2019 chromosome 19, MsV1, whole genome shotgun sequence:
TATTCTTCAAGAGCTAATACAGGATTAGTTACAATCGAAGTGGTCAAGCAGATAAATTGAGAGATACATGGTAGAAAAGTCATCAGTAATACAGGCAATTACTGTGGCTATAGACAATAACCAAAAGAAGAGCTGAAAGAAAGCATTGACAACCATGCCTACCTTCTCCTTTTGCAGCGATGAAGATGTGTCTGAAACTCATTGAGCTTTCTCAATGATAAGTCATGTTCATCCACATTAAAGTGATTGGCCACAGCATCATTTGAATGGAAGTAACCAGAAATCTCTCCATTGATCTTTTCAATCTGTGCTTTTATTTCTGCAAATTGTTTGATGCGCTTCTCTTTCTTTATTCTCAGCTTCAACCAATGGAGCAACTGATGCAAGTTGTTCTTTCAGGGATGCTAACCTTTTCTCTGTCTGAAAATGTAAacccatatatatttatatatatatatatatatatatatatatttgagctaCAGCGAGACCAATGGTTCATGATAAACTCAATTCAAGTCCAAGCATTGAATTGTTGTTGATCCAATAACATATCAGGTGTTTTAACCGAAATGAAGCTTCCACTAACATGATCGTGAACAAAATAATGACCCAAGATATACGATGCAAGATAAATAGCTTGGTCTAATTAAAATACCATAACTTCTAGAGATcagcattaaatcaatgcatgATCAGACATCTAGTGATGTGCATTTGGAAATCTTCCtagtgaatgaagagaaaaagaagaaagaaagaatgagaaggaaaaaaaaaagaagaatacatTCTCAAAGACATAATTCAATTGGTACAAAACTGGAATAATGTGAGATGTGCAGAAAAAGTTGTGGCTTCAATTTGAAGAGTCTGAACTTTCCGCTCAAGTTCTGATATATAATGGGCTTCCGCTCTGTCGAGAGAGCAACAAACTGACGATTTGCAAGAATCCTGCATCAAGTAACATCCAAAACAGCTCAAAGGCGAATTTCAAAATCATCAAACAATCAAAACTAAATTCAAGATAGGACGATTGAAACTTCAGCCCAAATCAATATTGTAATTCTAAATTTTAAGTGTTGGGATGTAGAACATATATAAATGATAAATGCCATATTTTGTAGCAGAAAAAAGATGGTTGACAAATAAAACTTGAATTTAAGGCACATCATACATTTCGTGTTTCAGTTCATCAACCCACTGCCTAAATGCAACTAGCTCCTCTGTCACCCTCACTTCATGGATCTATTATAAAAAAGAACTCACATTAGATCACATAAAACCACAACATCTAAATTACAGAAAAGAACAGAATTATGTAAATAAAATTACGATGAGCATCTCCCATCAGATCACATAACAGACACATAAATGAACCCAAATTGCCCAAAAGCATCCACAGGTATTTCACGTCATAATATCTTACCATTTAACAAGTAATGGTGTAAACACcacaacaatcaatcatcaaaagcAAGTCAGTGAAGTGTGAAAGCCATACATACCAagcaaaagataaaaagaaaacagaattttaaaaaaaatccacaaAGCTTGCAGCAAGAAGCGATGAAACGCAGTCATACGAACTATTCACATTAGGAAATCCTGCTCCGGGTTTTCGTAAAACCGCAGCGAATACCTTGATATCATCTCTAGTGAGTTGATCACTATACCATCACAAAATAAACAAAAGACTCATTGTTAAGCTTAAAAATAAGATACCTTGGACACACTTAAAAGTACAATACAAACCTAAGACCAAATCACTGCAAGTTTTCAAATTAGAAAGTATATGATTTTAAGCTCTAgaaactgcaaaaaaaaaaaagaaaaaaagaaaaaaaaagacaaaaaaacaaaaaaaaaaaaaaaaaaaaaaattttataaaaaaaaaaaaaaaaaaaaaaaaaaaaaaaaaaacattagctTAAAACTGTAAATCCACACAAAAGAATACAATTCAAATCAAGCAACAGATCTCTGCAAGTTGCCAATCGAAAAATCTACCACATTtagttaaaagaagaagaagaaaacactgATTTAAACAAACCCAATAACTAATAAAACAATATTAAGAGAAGCCTTTTTAGCTTAAAAGGGCTGTGCAATTCTCAACATTGTAAACATGATTTGCTCATTGATACCCTACTTCTGCatgttaggatggcactcacGGTCAGAATTGCTTTTCCAGTGTTGTCAAGCTTCAGTCCTGGACCTTTCATATCAGTTTCAAGGAAAAAATGTTTTCCTTTTACCGCTTCTGTCATTGCAATGTCTCTTAGTTCCTGCATGTTTTCCATGGTAATCTTGTCATTGTATTTCAACTTTGCCATCTAATGGCAACAGGAATAGAAGTTGAATGCCTATAGAGTAACTATTCAAATGGACTTTGTAGATTGTGAGCTGAATTGAGATTTACTTA
Protein-coding regions in this window:
- the LOC131235262 gene encoding spindle and kinetochore-associated protein 1 homolog, producing the protein MRGRLTLDKVNSAVNDMATYADANAQLIVAPKKKLVEDTWERSLELRDIAMTEAVKGKHFFLETDMKGPGLKLDNTGKAILTIHEVRVTEELVAFRQWVDELKHEMILANRQFVALSTERKPIIYQNLSGKFRLFKLKPQLFLHISHYSSFVPIELCL